A DNA window from Impatiens glandulifera chromosome 7, dImpGla2.1, whole genome shotgun sequence contains the following coding sequences:
- the LOC124946078 gene encoding receptor-like protein 19 isoform X3: MDALETIDFSLNSWTGPIPDFLGTLPNLTTLDLSNNDFSGTIPASIANNNNLITYISGNLKLSTSSKSNTNNPSSDTTIGIPNNDQQLYTTGANKKNKTGVIVGILGSVFLIAGIVAGVLAIKNHTKRKAEAVAEANNAAL, translated from the exons ATGGATGCCCTCGAGACAAT TGATTTCAGTCTGAACAGTTGGACTGGGCCTATTCCTGATTTTCTTGGCACCTTACCAAATCTTACAACTTT GGATTTGTCAAACAATGATTTTAGTGGAACAATACCAGCTTCAATCGCAAACAACAATAATTTGATTACATA TATATCCGGAAATCTTAAGCTTTCTACATCCAGCAAGAGCAATACCAACAATCCCTCAAGTGATACGACGATTGGTATCCCAAATAATGATCAGCAGCTATACACCACGGGTGCGAATAAAAAGAACAAAACAGGCGTAATTGTTGGGATTTTAGGTTCAGTATTTCTGATTGCTGGGATAGTTGCCGGAGTTCTTGCCATTAAGAACCATACCAAGAGAAAAGCTGAAGCCGTGGCTGAAGCTAATAATGCTG CACTTTGA
- the LOC124946078 gene encoding receptor-like protein kinase HSL1 isoform X1: MDALETIDFSLNSWTGPIPDFLGTLPNLTTLDLSNNDFSGTIPASIANNNNLITYISGNLKLSTSSKSNTNNPSSDTTIGIPNNDQQLYTTGANKKNKTGVIVGILGSVFLIAGIVAGVLAIKNHTKRKAEAVAEANNAAAGKETMNLEREETSMKEEQKFYT; the protein is encoded by the exons ATGGATGCCCTCGAGACAAT TGATTTCAGTCTGAACAGTTGGACTGGGCCTATTCCTGATTTTCTTGGCACCTTACCAAATCTTACAACTTT GGATTTGTCAAACAATGATTTTAGTGGAACAATACCAGCTTCAATCGCAAACAACAATAATTTGATTACATA TATATCCGGAAATCTTAAGCTTTCTACATCCAGCAAGAGCAATACCAACAATCCCTCAAGTGATACGACGATTGGTATCCCAAATAATGATCAGCAGCTATACACCACGGGTGCGAATAAAAAGAACAAAACAGGCGTAATTGTTGGGATTTTAGGTTCAGTATTTCTGATTGCTGGGATAGTTGCCGGAGTTCTTGCCATTAAGAACCATACCAAGAGAAAAGCTGAAGCCGTGGCTGAAGCTAATAATGCTG CTGCAGGGAAAGAAACAATGAATTTGGAGAGGGAGGAAACTAGTATGAAGGAGGAGCAAAAGTTTTATACATAG
- the LOC124946078 gene encoding receptor-like protein 19 isoform X2 yields the protein MDALETIDFSLNSWTGPIPDFLGTLPNLTTLDLSNNDFSGTIPASIANNNNLITYISGNLKLSTSSKSNTNNPSSDTTIGIPNNDQQLYTTGANKKNKTGVIVGILGSVFLIAGIVAGVLAIKNHTKRKAEAVAEANNAGNTKLMFKVLMLMIGARSF from the exons ATGGATGCCCTCGAGACAAT TGATTTCAGTCTGAACAGTTGGACTGGGCCTATTCCTGATTTTCTTGGCACCTTACCAAATCTTACAACTTT GGATTTGTCAAACAATGATTTTAGTGGAACAATACCAGCTTCAATCGCAAACAACAATAATTTGATTACATA TATATCCGGAAATCTTAAGCTTTCTACATCCAGCAAGAGCAATACCAACAATCCCTCAAGTGATACGACGATTGGTATCCCAAATAATGATCAGCAGCTATACACCACGGGTGCGAATAAAAAGAACAAAACAGGCGTAATTGTTGGGATTTTAGGTTCAGTATTTCTGATTGCTGGGATAGTTGCCGGAGTTCTTGCCATTAAGAACCATACCAAGAGAAAAGCTGAAGCCGTGGCTGAAGCTAATAATGCTG GCAATACCAAGCTCATGTTCAAGGTCTTAATGCTTATGATCGGCGCAAGAAGTTTTTGA